Proteins found in one Massilia sp. H6 genomic segment:
- the dapA gene encoding 4-hydroxy-tetrahydrodipicolinate synthase, protein MIKGSIVAIVTPMFEDGSLDRDSLRQLLDWHIEQGTDGIVIVGTTGESATVSPEEHGELIKLAVEHVAGRIPVIAGAGGNSTVEAIALTRHAKAVGADATLQVVPYYNRPTQEGMYRHFKAIAEAVDLPVILYNVPGRTVADMSNETVARLAPIDNIIGIKDATGNVGRGIELLRMVDKSFAVYSGDDPTAMALMFCGAAGNISVTANVAPRAMHELCAAAMAGDIARAVEINNRVLELHAKLFVEPNPVPVKWALAEMGKMPSGLRLPLVPLSEPLHATVRTALAQAGLLPT, encoded by the coding sequence ATGATTAAGGGCAGCATCGTAGCAATCGTCACCCCGATGTTCGAGGACGGCAGTCTCGACCGCGACTCCCTGCGCCAGTTGCTCGACTGGCATATCGAGCAGGGCACCGATGGCATTGTCATCGTCGGCACCACCGGCGAGTCGGCCACCGTTTCCCCCGAAGAGCATGGCGAGCTGATCAAACTGGCGGTCGAGCATGTCGCCGGCCGCATTCCGGTCATTGCCGGCGCCGGCGGCAATTCGACGGTCGAGGCCATCGCCCTGACGCGCCACGCGAAAGCGGTCGGCGCCGATGCGACCCTGCAGGTGGTTCCTTATTACAACCGTCCAACCCAGGAAGGCATGTACCGCCACTTCAAGGCCATCGCCGAAGCGGTAGACCTGCCGGTCATCCTGTACAACGTGCCGGGCCGCACCGTGGCCGACATGAGCAACGAGACCGTCGCGCGCCTGGCGCCGATCGACAACATCATCGGCATCAAGGACGCCACCGGCAACGTCGGGCGCGGCATCGAGCTGCTGCGCATGGTGGACAAGTCGTTTGCCGTGTATTCGGGCGACGATCCGACCGCGATGGCGCTGATGTTCTGCGGCGCGGCCGGCAATATCTCGGTCACCGCCAACGTGGCCCCGCGCGCGATGCACGAACTGTGCGCCGCGGCCATGGCCGGCGACATTGCGCGCGCCGTCGAGATCAACAACCGCGTCCTCGAGCTGCATGCCAAGCTGTTCGTCGAGCCCAATCCGGTCCCGGTCAAGTGGGCACTGGCCGAGATGGGCAAGATGCCATCCGGCCTGCGCCTGCCGCTGGTGCCGCTGTCGGAGCCGCTTCACGCTACCGTACGCACCGCGCTGGCCCAGGCGGGCCTTCTCCCCACCTGA
- a CDS encoding bifunctional 2-polyprenyl-6-hydroxyphenol methylase/3-demethylubiquinol 3-O-methyltransferase UbiG yields MNQAPTLPVSPWVARFAPLVTGGEVLDLACGSGRHARLFADRALSVVALDRNADQLAELAQLAGPRVATLQHDLEREGAVWPFAAGRFAAIVVTNYLHRPLFAQLVRSLRPDGILIYETFAQGNEVYGKPSNPDFLLAPAELLALAASGGLQVLAYEDGHVEHPQPAQVQRLCAAGPGFARHQARLDHNLAAK; encoded by the coding sequence GTGAATCAGGCGCCGACGCTGCCGGTCTCGCCCTGGGTCGCGCGTTTCGCGCCCCTGGTAACAGGCGGCGAAGTGCTCGACCTGGCCTGCGGGTCGGGGCGCCACGCGCGATTGTTCGCCGACCGCGCCCTGTCGGTAGTGGCGCTCGACCGCAACGCCGACCAGTTGGCCGAGCTGGCGCAGCTGGCAGGTCCGAGGGTCGCGACGCTGCAGCACGACCTCGAGCGCGAAGGCGCCGTCTGGCCCTTCGCAGCCGGCCGCTTTGCCGCCATTGTCGTGACCAATTACCTGCACCGTCCGCTGTTCGCGCAGCTGGTGCGCAGCCTGCGGCCGGACGGCATCCTGATCTACGAAACCTTCGCCCAAGGCAACGAGGTCTACGGCAAGCCCTCGAATCCGGACTTCTTGCTGGCACCCGCCGAACTGCTGGCGCTGGCAGCAAGCGGCGGCCTGCAGGTACTGGCCTACGAAGATGGCCATGTCGAGCATCCGCAGCCGGCCCAGGTACAGCGCCTGTGCGCGGCCGGCCCCGGCTTCGCCAGACACCAGGCCAGGCTCGACCATAATCTGGCGGCGAAATGA
- a CDS encoding 3',5'-nucleoside bisphosphate phosphatase translates to MKVDLHCHSNVSDGVLAPAAVAAYARRSGVDMWALTDHDEVSGIQAARQSAEELGMRFVSGVEISVTWAGETVHIVGLHIDENNPALVAGLAATRSGRQARARDIAALLEQAGIPGAYEGALNYVANPDLVSRTHFARYLVELGVCGSTSEVFRKFLTEGKPGYVPHRWATLAQAVGWIRGAGGIAVIAHPGRYKFSATAEGALFDEFSQLGGKAIEVVTGSHTPDQYATYAEMARRYGFLASRGTDFHAPGEARVEFAELPSLPAGLTPVWHDWK, encoded by the coding sequence ATGAAAGTCGATCTCCACTGCCATTCCAATGTTTCCGACGGCGTGCTCGCACCTGCCGCGGTGGCCGCCTATGCCCGCAGAAGCGGGGTCGACATGTGGGCGCTGACCGATCACGACGAGGTGAGCGGCATCCAGGCCGCGCGCCAGAGTGCCGAAGAACTCGGGATGCGCTTCGTGTCCGGGGTCGAGATCTCGGTCACCTGGGCGGGCGAGACGGTGCACATCGTCGGCTTGCACATCGACGAAAACAACCCCGCACTGGTTGCCGGCCTGGCCGCCACCCGCAGTGGCCGCCAGGCGCGGGCGCGCGACATCGCCGCCCTGCTCGAGCAAGCCGGCATTCCGGGCGCCTACGAGGGCGCGCTCAACTACGTGGCCAACCCGGACCTGGTCTCGCGCACCCATTTCGCGCGCTACCTGGTCGAGCTCGGGGTGTGCGGCTCTACCTCCGAGGTGTTCCGTAAATTTCTCACCGAGGGCAAGCCCGGCTACGTGCCGCACCGCTGGGCCACGCTGGCGCAGGCGGTCGGCTGGATCCGCGGCGCCGGCGGCATTGCCGTGATCGCCCACCCGGGCCGCTATAAATTCAGCGCGACCGCCGAAGGCGCCCTGTTCGACGAGTTCAGCCAGCTCGGCGGCAAGGCCATCGAGGTGGTGACCGGCAGCCACACGCCGGACCAGTATGCTACCTATGCCGAGATGGCGCGGCGCTACGGCTTTCTGGCCTCGCGCGGGACCGACTTCCATGCGCCCGGCGAGGCCCGCGTCGAGTTTGCCGAATTGCCGTCGCTGCCGGCGGGCTTGACGCCCGTGTGGCACGATTGGAAATGA
- a CDS encoding alpha/beta fold hydrolase — translation MQSSRSEFLTVRGLRTHVRHWGREGAPKIFMQHGWMDVAASFQFVVDCLQGDWHVIAFDWRGFGLSERSHADTYWFPDYLADLEAVLDHYAPGEAVNLVGHSMGGNIASLYAGVRPQRIAKLVNLEGFGLPDTRASQAPRRFAKWLDELRDKPEMRGYASLDEVAARLRKTNPRLGQERADFLAGHWAALDADGQWRILGDPAHKMTGPLLYHAEEVLACWTEIAAPVLWVEAEHTDMWRWMGPKEQARAEIDRRRAHLSRVTARMMPEAGHMLHHDQPEMLAAMIEAFLAGDEVPG, via the coding sequence ATGCAATCTTCCCGTTCTGAATTTCTCACCGTGCGCGGCCTGCGCACCCATGTCCGCCACTGGGGCCGCGAAGGCGCACCGAAGATCTTCATGCAGCACGGCTGGATGGACGTCGCCGCCTCGTTCCAGTTCGTGGTCGATTGCCTGCAGGGCGACTGGCACGTGATCGCCTTCGACTGGCGTGGTTTCGGCCTGAGCGAGCGCTCGCACGCCGACACCTATTGGTTCCCCGACTACCTGGCCGACCTCGAAGCGGTGCTCGATCATTACGCTCCGGGTGAGGCGGTCAACCTGGTGGGCCACAGCATGGGCGGGAATATCGCCAGCCTGTATGCGGGCGTGCGCCCGCAGCGCATCGCCAAGCTGGTCAACCTGGAAGGCTTCGGCCTGCCCGACACCCGAGCGTCGCAGGCGCCGCGCCGGTTCGCCAAGTGGCTCGACGAATTGCGCGACAAGCCCGAGATGCGCGGCTACGCCAGCCTGGACGAGGTCGCCGCGCGGCTGCGCAAGACCAATCCGCGCCTGGGCCAGGAGCGCGCGGACTTTCTGGCCGGGCACTGGGCGGCGCTCGACGCCGATGGTCAGTGGCGCATCCTGGGCGACCCGGCGCACAAGATGACCGGGCCGTTGCTGTACCACGCCGAAGAAGTGCTGGCCTGCTGGACCGAGATCGCCGCACCGGTGCTGTGGGTCGAGGCCGAGCACACCGACATGTGGCGCTGGATGGGGCCGAAAGAGCAGGCCCGCGCCGAAATCGACCGCCGCCGCGCCCACCTGTCGCGAGTGACCGCGCGCATGATGCCGGAGGCGGGGCATATGCTGCACCACGACCAGCCAGAGATGCTGGCGGCGATGATCGAAGCGTTTCTGGCAGGGGACGAGGTGCCGGGCTGA
- a CDS encoding site-2 protease family protein: MDDLIRNIAVYALPVLFAITLHEAAHAYVARYFGDNTAYAAGRMTLNPLVHVDIVGTIVIPIALYLTTGFVFGYAKPVPVDFARLRNPKRDMAWVALAGPGANFIMALMWLIFAVVLVAFGVGEEFPHKVAQAGLIVNLLLFAFNLLPIPPLDGGRVLTSMLPTRLAYQFARIEPYGFFIVLALLFFNLLSFWVGPVMMFGRMLLQLIASPLTLLLS, from the coding sequence ATGGATGACCTGATTCGTAATATCGCTGTCTACGCGCTGCCCGTTCTTTTTGCGATCACCCTGCACGAAGCCGCCCACGCCTATGTTGCCCGTTATTTTGGCGATAACACCGCTTACGCCGCGGGACGCATGACCCTCAATCCGCTGGTGCACGTCGACATCGTCGGCACCATCGTGATTCCGATTGCGCTCTACCTGACCACCGGTTTCGTGTTCGGTTATGCCAAGCCGGTGCCGGTCGACTTTGCGCGCCTGCGCAATCCGAAACGCGACATGGCCTGGGTGGCGCTGGCCGGCCCCGGCGCAAATTTCATCATGGCCCTGATGTGGCTGATCTTCGCGGTGGTGCTGGTGGCCTTCGGGGTCGGCGAGGAATTCCCGCACAAGGTAGCGCAGGCCGGCCTGATCGTGAACCTGCTGCTGTTCGCCTTCAACCTGCTGCCGATTCCGCCACTGGACGGTGGCCGCGTGTTGACCAGCATGCTGCCGACCCGCCTGGCCTACCAGTTCGCGCGCATCGAGCCCTATGGTTTCTTCATCGTGCTGGCGCTGCTGTTCTTTAACCTGTTGTCGTTCTGGGTTGGCCCGGTGATGATGTTCGGCCGCATGCTGCTGCAGCTGATCGCTTCGCCGCTGACCCTGCTGCTGTCGTGA
- the bamC gene encoding outer membrane protein assembly factor BamC, with protein sequence MTIRTKKNSNPAHLVCAPAAVRVLTLSALALSLAACTTIFESDKVDYRGAKKAAALEVPPDLTALQRDNRYAVPDGKGVATASGFQQQQQRGAAAMGMAPVAGSMSTIGPVSTDAVSIQRNGDQRWLVVKQTPEQLWPQLRQFWENQGFAIETESTTTGIMETSWVENRSKIPQDFIRNALGKVFDRAYSTGERDKFRTRLERLPDGSTEIYVSHRGAEEVLNGAQRETTVWTTRANDPGLEAQFLGRMVAQLTGVKETKAAETMVANAPVATLHAKLVGNAVELDEGFDRAWRRVGLALDRVGFTVEDRDRVQGVYFVRYVDPDAANKEGFFKKLFTFGSSEDKAKEAQRYRVLVKGEQGASTTQVTVQTNDGKADTGPTGAKILNLLADELK encoded by the coding sequence ATGACTATTCGCACCAAGAAGAACTCCAATCCGGCACACCTGGTTTGCGCGCCTGCCGCGGTACGCGTGCTGACGCTTTCCGCGTTGGCCCTGAGCCTGGCTGCCTGCACCACCATCTTCGAGTCGGACAAGGTCGACTACCGCGGCGCCAAGAAAGCCGCCGCGCTGGAAGTGCCGCCGGACCTGACCGCACTGCAGCGCGACAACCGCTACGCTGTCCCTGACGGCAAGGGCGTCGCCACCGCGTCGGGCTTCCAGCAGCAGCAGCAGCGCGGCGCCGCCGCGATGGGCATGGCGCCCGTGGCCGGTTCGATGAGCACCATCGGCCCGGTCTCGACCGACGCCGTCAGCATCCAGCGCAACGGCGACCAGCGCTGGCTGGTGGTCAAGCAGACTCCTGAACAGCTGTGGCCGCAACTGCGCCAGTTCTGGGAAAACCAGGGTTTCGCCATCGAAACCGAGTCGACCACCACCGGCATCATGGAAACCAGCTGGGTCGAGAACCGCTCGAAGATCCCGCAGGATTTCATTCGCAACGCGCTGGGCAAGGTCTTTGACCGCGCCTATTCGACCGGCGAGCGCGACAAGTTCCGCACCCGCCTCGAGCGCCTGCCGGACGGCTCGACCGAGATCTATGTCAGCCACCGCGGCGCCGAAGAAGTGCTCAACGGCGCGCAGCGCGAGACCACCGTCTGGACCACCCGTGCCAACGACCCGGGCCTGGAAGCGCAATTCCTGGGCCGCATGGTGGCGCAATTAACCGGCGTCAAGGAAACCAAGGCTGCCGAAACCATGGTTGCCAATGCCCCAGTCGCCACCTTGCACGCCAAGCTGGTGGGTAACGCCGTCGAGCTCGACGAGGGCTTCGACCGTGCCTGGCGCCGCGTCGGCCTGGCGCTGGACCGCGTCGGCTTCACGGTCGAAGACCGCGACCGCGTGCAGGGCGTCTACTTTGTGCGCTATGTCGATCCGGACGCAGCCAATAAAGAAGGCTTCTTCAAGAAACTGTTCACCTTCGGCAGCTCAGAAGACAAGGCCAAGGAAGCCCAGCGCTACCGCGTGCTGGTCAAGGGCGAGCAGGGCGCCTCGACCACCCAGGTGACCGTGCAGACCAACGACGGCAAGGCCGATACCGGCCCGACCGGCGCCAAGATCCTGAACCTGCTGGCAGACGAGCTGAAGTAA
- the htpX gene encoding protease HtpX produces the protein MKRIVLFLATNLAVVLVVSLVLNLLGVGRAVTGQGIDIPSLALFSLVVGFTGSFISLLLSKPMAKWSTGARVIEQPGNSTEQWLLATVAKLSARAGIETPEVAVYDGEPNAFATGAFKNSALVAVSTGLLASMNQDEVEAVLGHEVAHIANGDMITLTLIQGVVNTFVVFLARVVGFFVDKVLLRNEGRGPGIGYMATVFVCEILFGIVASIIVAWFSRKREFRADAGAATLMGTSVPMQRALARLGGLAPGALPASMSASGISGSGGGWGALFSTHPPMEQRIAALQALRQASI, from the coding sequence ATGAAACGCATTGTCCTGTTCCTTGCTACCAACCTGGCCGTGGTGCTGGTGGTGTCGCTTGTCCTGAACCTGCTCGGGGTGGGGCGCGCCGTCACCGGGCAGGGGATCGATATCCCGTCGCTGGCCCTGTTCTCGCTGGTGGTCGGCTTTACCGGCTCGTTCATCTCGCTCTTGCTGAGCAAACCGATGGCCAAATGGTCGACCGGTGCACGCGTGATCGAGCAGCCAGGCAACAGCACCGAGCAGTGGCTGCTCGCCACCGTCGCCAAGCTGTCCGCGCGGGCCGGCATCGAGACGCCCGAAGTGGCCGTGTACGACGGCGAGCCGAACGCGTTTGCCACGGGCGCCTTCAAGAATTCGGCGCTGGTGGCGGTTTCCACCGGCCTATTGGCCAGCATGAACCAGGACGAGGTCGAAGCCGTGCTCGGCCACGAAGTGGCGCATATCGCGAACGGCGACATGATCACGCTGACCCTGATCCAGGGCGTGGTTAATACCTTTGTGGTGTTCCTGGCGCGCGTGGTCGGCTTTTTTGTCGACAAGGTCTTGCTGCGCAACGAAGGCCGCGGCCCCGGCATCGGCTACATGGCGACCGTGTTCGTGTGCGAGATCCTGTTCGGCATCGTGGCCTCGATCATCGTCGCCTGGTTTTCGCGCAAGCGCGAATTTCGCGCCGACGCCGGCGCCGCGACCCTGATGGGCACTTCGGTGCCGATGCAGCGCGCGCTGGCCCGCCTCGGCGGCCTGGCACCCGGCGCACTGCCTGCGTCGATGTCCGCTTCCGGAATTTCCGGCAGCGGCGGCGGCTGGGGCGCGCTGTTCTCGACCCATCCGCCCATGGAGCAGCGCATCGCCGCGCTCCAGGCCCTGCGCCAGGCGTCCATTTAA
- a CDS encoding peptidylprolyl isomerase: protein MKIAKNTVVTVNYKLSDAQNNLIEEGSQPMVYLHGGYENTLPKIEEELDGKETGYSSTLQVEPEDAFGDYDPAMVKVEDRKLLPEPLEVGMQFEGVADGEDDEPTIFTVTDIADDKVVLDGNHPLAGMALRFELDVVDVRAASDEEIAHGHVHGAHGHHHEELDDSEAGDHFRSQPLQ, encoded by the coding sequence ATGAAGATTGCCAAGAATACTGTCGTGACGGTCAACTACAAACTGTCGGACGCCCAGAACAACCTGATCGAAGAAGGTTCCCAGCCTATGGTCTATCTGCACGGTGGCTACGAGAACACGCTGCCGAAGATCGAAGAAGAACTCGACGGCAAGGAAACGGGCTATTCGTCGACGCTCCAGGTCGAGCCAGAAGATGCGTTTGGCGACTACGATCCTGCGATGGTGAAGGTCGAAGACCGCAAGCTCCTGCCCGAGCCGCTTGAAGTAGGCATGCAGTTCGAAGGCGTGGCCGATGGCGAAGACGATGAGCCGACCATCTTCACCGTGACCGACATTGCCGACGATAAGGTGGTACTGGACGGCAACCACCCGCTGGCCGGCATGGCCCTGCGCTTCGAACTCGACGTGGTCGACGTGCGCGCAGCCTCCGACGAAGAAATCGCCCACGGCCACGTGCACGGCGCCCATGGCCACCACCATGAAGAACTCGACGACAGCGAAGCTGGCGACCATTTCCGTAGTCAGCCGCTGCAGTAA
- a CDS encoding cupin domain-containing protein, translating into MKKLPLLGNITPAQFLRDYWQKKPLLIRQAIPGFKPLLSFDKLAGLARENHVESRLVTRRDGQWDMQHGPLAELPARSEREWTMLVQGANLYDPGADALLRQFRFIADARLDDLMISFATDGAGVGPHFDSYDVFLLQAHGKRRWRISAQQDLELVEGLPLKILANFASEEEFVLEPGDMLYLPPHYAHDGVAEGECMTYSIGFRAPGYQEIGEAFLQFMADSIDLPGRYADPDLQPAKNPAEIPREMLSTITEELNKVRWDEEDVAIFLGEYLSEPKHNVFFTAPAKPLVVGRFMEQAGKKGLKLSSKTLMLYRGKNVFINGESFAVGRADKAVLDALANERRLEGALLGQATDDVLEALYTWYQDGWIELA; encoded by the coding sequence ATGAAAAAATTACCGCTCCTTGGGAATATCACTCCCGCCCAGTTCCTGCGCGATTACTGGCAAAAGAAGCCGCTGCTGATCCGCCAGGCGATTCCCGGCTTTAAACCGCTGCTCAGTTTCGACAAACTGGCCGGGCTGGCACGCGAAAATCATGTCGAGTCGCGCCTGGTTACCCGGCGCGACGGCCAGTGGGACATGCAGCATGGCCCCCTGGCCGAACTGCCGGCGCGCAGCGAGCGCGAATGGACCATGCTGGTCCAGGGCGCCAACCTGTACGACCCAGGTGCCGACGCCCTGCTGCGCCAGTTCCGTTTCATCGCGGACGCCCGCCTCGACGACCTGATGATCAGCTTTGCGACCGATGGCGCTGGCGTGGGCCCGCATTTCGATTCGTATGACGTGTTCTTGCTGCAGGCGCACGGCAAGCGCCGCTGGCGCATCAGCGCGCAGCAAGACCTGGAACTGGTCGAAGGCCTGCCGCTCAAGATCCTGGCCAATTTTGCATCTGAAGAAGAATTCGTGCTTGAGCCGGGCGACATGCTCTACCTGCCTCCGCACTATGCGCACGACGGCGTCGCCGAGGGCGAGTGCATGACCTATTCGATCGGTTTCCGCGCGCCGGGCTACCAGGAAATCGGCGAAGCCTTCCTGCAATTCATGGCCGACTCGATCGACCTGCCGGGCCGCTATGCCGACCCGGACCTGCAGCCGGCCAAAAACCCGGCAGAGATCCCGCGCGAGATGCTCTCGACTATTACCGAAGAGCTCAACAAAGTGCGCTGGGACGAAGAAGACGTGGCGATCTTCCTGGGCGAATACCTGTCCGAGCCGAAGCACAATGTGTTCTTCACCGCGCCGGCCAAGCCGCTGGTGGTCGGCCGCTTCATGGAACAGGCCGGCAAGAAGGGCTTGAAACTGTCGAGCAAGACCTTGATGCTCTACCGCGGCAAGAACGTCTTTATCAATGGCGAATCGTTCGCCGTCGGCCGCGCCGACAAGGCGGTACTCGATGCGCTGGCCAACGAGCGCCGGCTCGAAGGCGCCCTGCTGGGCCAGGCTACCGACGACGTGCTCGAAGCGCTGTACACCTGGTACCAGGACGGCTGGATCGAACTGGCATAA
- a CDS encoding L-threonylcarbamoyladenylate synthase, with translation MAQFFQIHPDNPQLRLIKQAAQIIGSGGIVAVPTDSAYALVCRLDDKSAVDKLRRIRGVDDKHHLTLLVHDLSAVAHFARVDNAQYRLLKATMPGPYTVILEATREVPRRLSHPSRKTIGLRVPQNPIMLALLEELGEPLIGTTLQLPGDEHMLSDPDEVRERLDKLVELVIDGGAGTLEATTVIDLTGDAPVLVRQGRGDPAAFGL, from the coding sequence ATGGCCCAATTTTTCCAGATCCACCCCGACAATCCGCAGCTGCGCCTGATCAAGCAGGCCGCACAGATCATTGGCAGCGGCGGCATCGTCGCCGTGCCGACCGACTCGGCCTATGCGCTGGTCTGCCGCCTCGACGACAAGAGCGCGGTCGACAAGCTGCGCCGCATTCGCGGGGTCGACGACAAGCACCACCTCACGCTGCTGGTGCACGACCTGTCGGCGGTGGCGCATTTCGCGCGCGTCGACAACGCCCAGTACCGGCTGCTCAAGGCCACCATGCCGGGGCCGTACACGGTGATCCTGGAGGCCACGCGCGAAGTGCCGCGCCGCCTGTCGCATCCGTCGCGCAAGACTATTGGCCTGCGCGTGCCGCAAAACCCCATCATGCTGGCCCTGCTCGAAGAACTGGGCGAGCCGCTGATCGGCACCACCTTGCAACTGCCGGGCGACGAGCACATGCTGTCCGATCCCGACGAGGTGCGCGAGCGCCTCGACAAGCTGGTCGAACTGGTAATCGACGGCGGCGCCGGCACGCTCGAAGCGACCACCGTCATCGACCTGACCGGCGACGCACCGGTGCTGGTGCGCCAAGGCCGGGGCGACCCGGCCGCCTTTGGCTTATAA